ATCAGCGGTCAGGTCATTAAAGTGCGCGCAGCCGACACCGACACCGGCGCCGACTGGCACAAACCACTGGCGGGCAAAATCGCCTTGGTTACTGGGGCCTCCCGCGGAATAGGTGAAGCTATTGCCGACACCTTAGCCCGCGACGGCGCAACAGTGGTTGGCGTCGATGTTGCCCCCATGGAAGCAGAACTTGGCAAGGTTATGTCGCGCTTGAACGGTAAAGCCGTGATTGCAGATATCACCAGCGCTGACGCGCCAAGTATTATTGCCAAGGCACTTGGTGAGCTCGGCGGTGCCGACATTATTGTCCACAACGCGGGTGTTACCCGTGACAAAACCATTGCAAACATGAGCGAACAGCATTGGCAGATGACCTTAGACATCAATTTGGCTGCTGCTCAGCGCATTACTGCTGAACTACTTAAAACCAACACCATAAACGACGGCGGCAGCATAGTGGGTGTCTCATCGATGAATGGTATTGGTGGTCAGCGCGGTCAAACCAACTACGCAGCATCTAAAGCCGGTGTTATTGGCTACGTTGATTTTATGGCCCAGTCAAAAGAACTGGCAGCTAAAAACATCACGGTTAACGCAGTCGCTCCCGGTTTTATCGAAACCGCCATGACCGCAGCCATTCCCTTGTTTACCCGGATGTTTGGCCGTCGTCTTAATTCGCTATCACAGGGCGGCTTACCAGTAGACGTTGCTGAAACCATATCATTCTTCGGCAACCCCGCCTCGCGCGGTGTAAGTGGCAACACAGTAAGAGTCTGTGGCCAATCTTGGTTTGGCGCATAAACTAAGAGTAAGTTGCTAACTCTGGCTTGATAGATATGCCCCACCAGCACTGGTGGGGCATAAAAGCCGCAAGAAGAAATGTCGCCGCTATTTAAAGTGGCAGTGACGCAAAACACATGTGCCCAACTTTGTTTTTTCTTATACCTTATAAACTAGCAAAATCCACCGCAGGTAGGCATTCAAAACCCGGCTGTGCAAAAAGGTAGCCCTGCATCAATTCGACGCCCGCGTTTTGCAACCAAACCATTTCTTGTTTTGTCTCCACGCCCTCAGCCAACGGGGTGATATTGAGGTCCTTAAATAAATTAATACAATTTCTAATAATATGCTGCCGCGTTATATCTCGATCGATATTGCGACTAAGCGCCATATCGAATTTCACAATATTTGTCTGAAAATCTGCCAGTAGCCCCAAGCCCGAATACCCAGCGCCGAAATCATCAATTGCGGTTACAAAACCAGATTCATTGTAGTAATCGACGATACCCTTAACAAAACTAGTATCATCGACCTTTTCAGCTTCCGTGAATTCAAACATGATTCTATTGCTTGGAAAACCATACTTCTCCGCCGCCTCTAAGGTCGTGCGGATACAGCGCTCAGGCTTATAAATAGCACGGGGGAGAAAGTTAATGCTAAGCATCGAATCAAGCTTTAGCTTTGATGCTAGGGCTATCGCTTTAACTCGGCAAAGTTGGTCGAACAAATAACGATTATCATCATTCACTTTAGAGATTATGGAATACGCAGATTCATTATTTATACCGCGAACCAGTGACTCGTAGCCGAATATCTGCTGCGACTTACAGTTAACAATTGGCTAAAATGCCATAGTAAAGTCGAAGTCAAGACTACCTTTATCTGCACATCTACTGCAGGAAAATCTGTCATAAACAATTGGCCCTTCATCCATATTAAAACCTTCCTCTCATTATGTGCATGATACCCTCGTCCTATCCATGCCCTCCTTTGCCAGAAGCCACCACAAAGGCACCAAACTGCAGAGTAAATTTAGGGAAGATCTCCGGATCGATCAATTTTACTGACCGAAACGCGGTCTTTTATCATCCAGAACTATGGATAAGCGCGTCAATACGTGGAATCCTCTATCTTTAAACTGCACACGACTATTTTTTTAAAACACTCGTAAATTCTGTACGCATATTGAATCAAGGAGGATTCACAATGCCTATAAATAGATCTATTTTCAGCTGCCCGGTCACATCATCAGTACGAACCCTAGTCACACAAGTGGTATTGGCAGTACTTATGGGGTCTCTCATAACTCCCGCTCTCGCGGACTCCACATCTAAACCCGCCCTGATACTGGCCAAGCCCTATCACTCCGACATTAACGTGGCGGACTACTGGATAAGTGAAAAATTAGATGGCGTTCGCGCCTATTGGGATGGCGAAGCGCTTATCTCTAGGCAGGGAAATAGGTATCACGCACCTAGCTGGTTTATTGCAGAGTTTCCCAACACGCCTCTAGATGGCGAGTTGTGGATGGGGCGAGGACGATTTGACGAGCTGTCCGGCGCGGTGCGCAAACAAACGCCGCTCAAGGCCCAGTGGCAGGAGATCCGCTTTATGGCCTTTGACCTACCCGCCGCTGAAGGGAGCTTCGATGCGAGACTTCTTCAACTAAAACAGCTTATCGAGCAAAATAACTCGCCCTATCTAGAACTGGTAGAGCAGCAGAAATTATCCACCGGAAAAGCCTTACTAGCCCATTTAGACGGGGTGATTGCGCAGGGAGGTGAGGGGCTTATGCTGCATTTAGCAAGTGCACCCTACCGAGCCAAGCGCAGCGATGACCTCTTGAAGCTAAAGCGCTATCAAGATGCCGAAGCCACCGTGATTGGCCACTTACCCGGCAAGGGCAAATATAAGGGTATGTTAGGTGCTCTGCTGCTAGAAACCGAGAGTGGCCTGAGATTTAAAATTGGCAGTGGCTTTTCTCAGGAGCAGCGCAAAGCACCGCCCCCGATTGGAAGCACCATAACTTATAAATATTTTGGTTTAAGCAGCAAGGGCACGCCACGTTTCGCAAGTTTTTTGAGAATTAGAAACGAAAATTAACGCTGCTGCGCGTCGCGATGATCAGCAATTGTCATTGAGCTGGGCCGCTTTTTTCTGCTGCCGATATTCTATAGGCGTCAGTTCAGTCCAGCGCTTAAACGCTCTATAGAAGGTACTGGGTTCTGAAAACCCGGTCAGATACACCACGTCGGCAATGCTCTCATCAGTGCGCGCCAACAGCCGCTTCGCTAGCACACAGCGATAATCTGCCAGCACCTGATTAAAGCTAGTTCCCGCCTCAGTCAGTCGCGCCCGCAAGACTCTCTCATTCATATCTAAGCGCGCGGCGATATTTTCCAAGCTTGGCTGTCCAAGCTCCAGCATCTCGGCGATAATTTGCCGGACATCGCCCACCACGTCCTGACGAGAAAGGCGCTCTAGCTGTTTGCTGGCTAATTTTTCATGGAGCTTGAGCAAATCTGGCTCTGCGTGAGTGGAGGGCGTTCCAAGAATCGACGTAGCAAACACCAGTGATGATTCTGGACGTTCGAAATGCACGGGACACCCGAATACTCTTTCGTATTCGGCCACATCGCCAACCACAGCGTGCGTCAAATTAACCGAATCAGCGACAAACGCGCCGTCGGTAACAGCCTGAAAATAACGGATCAAAAACCGCGCAAAGCACTCATTGCGATGCCGAAAACTCGGATCATCGCCACCCGCAAACTCCAGAACCATTTGCGATTGAAGATCGCCTATTCGCAATTCAAACTGCATGGCGTCGGTCACCAAGCGTTGATAGTTTTGCGAACGTTTTAAGCCCTCACCAAAATTTGGACTGCTCAAAAACAAATATTCCAGCACCTGACCGCGATATACCTGAACGGCATCGGCCAAATGCAGACCAATATTTTGATCGCCACTCACCTCTTCCAGCACTCGCCAAAATAGCAGCTGAGCGGTATGGGGAAAGCGCGCGGTGCGATCCTGTAATAAAGTCGGTGAAATTTTACATTCGCTGACAATGCGATCAACATCCAAGCCCATATTCTGCATGGCCGGATATACCAGTTGAATAAGGAAACTGGAATCGCTGAGGTCTGAAAAGTTTTTGGAATGTGATGCTGTCATTCAAGCCGGTTTCTTTTATGCAAAATATCAATACTGCCAAGTATTGACCGAACTGCCGTAAACGACACTGGGCCTGGGCAAATTCTTTACACCAGACTTTTCATTATACTATATGGTTCTTTGATGTTCGTTACAAACTACTGCGCCAAGCTCAGTATGGAGATAGAGTCGAATGACCGCAAGCAATGAGTTAAGGCTAAAAACTCTGCCTAGTACACCACCCATGTTACTAAAAGCAGCGATTACCAGGAAAAAGCCAAGTAACACGCCCACTTTCCCCAGCCAAGCATTAGAAGTGGCCAATGTACAAACCAATATCAAGCAGTTGGGCCGCTACAACGAGGCCTGTGGTTTTGGCGATGACCTCAGCACCCTGTCAGTAAGTTTTTTACATATTCAGGTGTTTCGCTTGCATATGAAAATGATGCTGAGCAAGGAATTCCCCCTATCACCCATGGGCTGCGTGCATTTAAGCAACACCATTATTCAACACCGCCGTATAAGCAGCAATGAAGTTCTGCGGCTACGCTGCAAAATTGCCGACAACAAAGTCACAGATAAGGGCTATGAGTTCACCTTTCACTGCGAGGCTTTCTGTGGAGAAGAGTTGGTGTGGGAAGACACCAGTCGCTATTTATCCCGAGCGAAAACCAATGTTGCCGGCGGCCCCAAAGCAGTTAGGGCTGAGCCACGCGCTTACGCGCAGTCGCTCCCTATGGATATCAGCCGCAGAGATGCCCGCAAATACTCGCGTGCCTCCGGTGACTTTAACCCCATTCACCTGCACGACCTCAGCGCGAAATTGCTGGGCTTTAAACGCATGGTCATCCACGGCATGTGGAGCAAAGCGGCCTGCCTAGCCGCCCTAAGCGGTGAAATTAAAGAGACGGCTTACCGCTGTCATGTCGATTTTAAAACACCCATATTTCTGCCCGTGAGCGTGCGCCTTGATTACGAGGCAAACGGAGCGAATCTGGACTTTGAATTACGCGACAAAAAAGGCGTAAAACCACATCTAGTCGGCCATATCCAGCCGCTCTAAGAAAACCGCACGTGGCTGGGCGAGGCCGTCGCCAGAGTTACCGCAGTAACTCTGGCGATAAATTTTCCACCATGGCGCGGATCCCCTCGCGCCAATCCTTCCGAGTCTCACCGATTAAGGCATGCATTTGGCTAGTATCAATCGAGAGGCTACCGAATGCCGTGGCTTTCTCATTAAAAATTGGTGTAAACCCGCTTAGCTCAGTCAAATAGGCACACCACTCTTCAATACTCACTGCCTGGGAACCGCCAAAGTTTGTGGTGGTGACGTCGGTAGTGGCCGCACCCAATAAGTAGGGGATTTTTTCAATATAGTCATCGGCATGTAATAAGTTATAACTATTGGGCCCCTCCGGGTGGATATCTATCGCTATCTTTTCTTTCATCATTAGCAGGTGATAATAAGGCCAGCCACCGTTATTGCCATAGGGCACACTGAGACGCGCAATCGTGGTTGGAATCTCGAACTGCTTAGCGGCAAAACGACATACCGTCTCGGCGGCAATTTTGGCAATGCTGTAAGTCGGGAACATAGAACGGTGGTTATCACCGAGAGGGTCGCTTTCTTTACGTGGAGACAAGCCCGCGTATTCATAGACCGCCGTTGAAGAGAAGTGTAAGAACGCTTTGGCACTTTTGCAGCGCGCCATCAAATTCCCCACGCCTTCACCATTCGCAGCCAAGTCGTAAGCGAAGTTACCAGATTTGACCACTGCTAAATTCAGCACATAGTCGAATTCATCCGGACAGGCCGCCAAGCTATTTCTGTCAGCAAGGTCGGCACGAATCACCTTTATACCGCGCTTTTCGAATGCTTCTTTCGCACTGTCTTTACTAAATCGCGCCAAGGCCGTGACGTTGGCAATTTTGCTAAGCGCGTCGACTATGGGCGCAGCTACCTGACCAGTCGGACCAGTGATAAGGATATTGGCATTATTGAGATCTACGGGCGTTACCGGCATCGCTCTACTCCTAATTCATTATAAGAGATCGCTGCAGGCTTATTGTTTTATCCTAGCCAGACAACACATATTCTGCGCGAGCAAAATTATCTCCGAGTCACAGGAGTGTATCTAAGCTTTTAAGGGGTTTCGCCATCCAAACGGATGGCGAAAAAAGGAGGGAATACTAGAGGAAGCTTTCCAATTCGCGCAGCCAATCCTGCAATTTCTTCATGTTTTCTGGCCCAAGACGCCACATCCACTTACTGAGCGGATCGGCATTTTCCAGCACCGGATCAACATATTCGTATAGTACTTTTGGCCGTTTCAGAGCAGCGTCGGCTGGAATAGCCTCTACCATTAGCAAATGCTCGATCATGGTCCGCAGCTGATTATCAAACGATTGGGGGTTACCCAATTCATTGTAAGTACCCTCCAAAAACGGTGACCATTTCTTGTAGTAAATCGCCACGTTCTTTGGCTCAACGGTCGTCACAGTATTGACCAGGCCGCTCCAACGCCCGTAATTTCCCGGGTCATTCAGGTAGCCGCGCTCGGTTTTAACCGCCAAGAACGGTTCCTTGTCGTAGACCATAGGCAAATGCTTGGTCGGAAAACGGTAGGTAGCCAACTGATCAACCACTGCCACCCATTTACGCACCTGTTCTTTAGGCTGTAACAATGTGGCCAAAGGCTCAGACAAGCTCGCCGCAGCCGCACGCATTTGCTCGTCGCTACCGTTAATGGCAACTGGGGGTGCCGGCGCCTTAGCCGCTTTTTCGCTATAGTCGTCTTCAGACTCTACCGCCAAGGTTTCTTTGACTGTCTTTTCTGGCTTCGCGTCATCGACAGCCTCAACAACTGTGTCGTAATACTCACTGTTAGTAGACCGATCTAGGACATACCAAACAAACCCGGCAATCCCGACTATGACTACTACCGCAGACAAGGCTTTCCAATTCATTACAAAATCCTGTTTTGATTATGATGCAAGGGTATTCTCTGCTGTCATCCCTGGCAGGCAAGGCATTAACCCTAACGCCGGCAGCAACTACATGCAAATAATGACTTCATGTTATAACTGCCGCTTAGAATCATCAATACAGACGGCCACAAGGACCATATAACAGGGCAAATAAAATTGAAAAACGCCACAGAAAGTGGCGTTCAGAGGGCGCATTTACCAAATCACAGTAAAATCACATCCCTATAGATCGAAATCGTCAAGTAAGCCCAGCTCATCCATCAAGCGTTTCCGCTCTAGGCGCTCTTCGATTTTTCGACGAATACTGCTATCGCCTCCGGCCTTAGGTCCCCGCACGTCAAAATCAACGGATGCGTCGTCCTCTAGGGTGTCGTCAATATCATCATCGGCTAGGTCATTTGCCATTGCTTGCCCACTCCAGTACTGCGTAGATACAGAATGAACCCCTCGGCTATCCGCGGTTGTTCAGGGCACTATTTATGATGATATGAGATTTCTGTCAATACAAATTTATACCTAGAGGGTAAATATGTGATGGCTTCGATCGATTTAGCATACTGAGCAAGCACCGCCAAACAAGCTGAGCGAGGTGCGCCTGCCATCAGCTAGCTAAAGTCTGTTCAAACCATTTAGGGCGGCAGTTCGATATGCCTCCGCCATGGTCGGGTAATTAAAGGTCGTTGTCACAAAATAGCGCAGCGTATTGCCGCCATTTTTCTGTTTCATAATCGCTTGGCCGATATGAATAATTTCCGCCGCTTCGGCACCAAAGCAATGAATCCCTAATATTTCCAACGACTCGGGATGAAACAGTAATTTGAGCATGCCGACGGTCTCGCCACTGATCTGACCTCGGGCGGTGTCTTTGAAAAACGCGCGCCCCACCTCGTAAGGAATCTTGGCCTCGGTCAGCTCGCGCTCAGTCTGCCCCACCGAACTAATTTCCGGCAGGGTATAAATACCGGTAGGCACATCATCGACAAAACGACAGCTATCCTTACCTCTTGCGGAAGCGGCGGCTGATCGCCCTTGGTCGTAAGCGGCACTGGCTAAGCTCGGCCAACCGATGACATCACCGGCGCCAAAGATGCCGGGCACAGAAGTCTGATAATGTTCATCCACAATTAATTGACCGCGATGATCGGTTTCTAGGCCAATGTTCTCTAAACCCAATTGGTGGGTATTGCCGCTTCGTCCATTGCACCACAGCAGCGCATCGGCATGGATACGTTTGCCCGATTCAAGCAAGACCTCCACACCTTTATCGCTGGCCTCAACGGATTGATACACCTCGCGATGGCGAATCATGACGCCCATATTGCGAAGCTGATAGCTGAGGGCGTCAGAAATTTCGTCGTCCAAAAACTCCAGCAGACGCTCACGACTATTAATCAGCTCAATCTTGATGCCGATGCCAGAAAAAATCGACGCGTACTCACAGCCAATAACCCCGGCACCGTAAACAATAATTTTGTTCGGGGTATTCGTCATTTTTAAAATGGTATCGCTGTCATACACCCGCGGATGAGCAAAATCGATATTTGCTGGCCGATACGGTCGCGAACCCGTCGCAATCACCACACTAGCCGCAGTTAGGGTTTCAACTTGACCCTCGTCAGAAACAACTTCGATGGTATTTTTATCAATAAAATGTCCACGCCCAAAAATAAGGCGTATCTGATTGCGATAATAAAAACGACTGCGCATATCAACCTGCCGCGTAATCACTTCATTGGCGTGGCTAAGTAGGCGGGGATAACTCAGCGTGCGGGCATCACCAATATCGCGAAATGCCGGCGTATTATTGTAGCGAATCGCCTGACGCACCATGTGTCGCAGTGCCTTAGATGGAATGGTGCCCTGATGAGTACAAGCTCCGCCAACTGAATTTTGGGCTTCGATCACAGCGACTCGGTGACCGTGTTTCATCGCGTTCAGCGCCGCACTTTCTCCGGCGGGACCACTGCCTAATACTAAAACGTCGTAATCAAATTTCGTCACAGACTTTGTCCTCTACAGCAAATAAACCAATAACACAGCCACCATACGCGCATCACATCTCGGCGTGTTGATTCTGGTAATACTTTGTTTTCACTATTAAGATCACAATTTTAAACGCGACCATAACGCATTTACAGAAATTAATAGCTCATACTTTAGTCGGAGTGTTCAATGCCTAGTGCAGCCGCTAAGCACGTTCGAGAATATTTTGGGGTCCGCACTCTACTTGCGACACATGCCGATATGCGCCGCCTAAAACGCGAGACCAAGGCCACCCACCTACACGGCAATAAGCTCTGGGGAAGCGCCTATCTACTGATCGACTACCTGCAAGAAAACCCACTGCCCGCTGCCAGCAAGGTGCTTGATTTAGGCTGTGGCTGGGGATTAGCCAGCATATATTGCGCCAAGTATCTTGGCAGCGCGGTCACCGCACTCGATGCCGACCCCGCCGTATTCCCGTACTTATCGCTGCTAGCCCAGCACAACGATGTTGATATAAACACCCAATGCGCACATTTCAATCAGCTAGACGCCCACACCCTTGCTCAGTACGACACTATTATTGCCAGCGATATCTGCTTTTGGGACGACATGAGCGAACAGGTATTCGATTTAATTCAACGCGCTGTTGATGCCGGGGTTAAGAAAATCATTATTGCCGATCCTCATCGGCCACCGTTTTTAGCGGTAGCGGAGGCCTGCATTGACGATTTTTTTGCTGAGCTCATGCCTCGTGAAGCCTTGGCAAGGCGCCATCACCGCGGCAGCATATTGTTGATCGAGAACGCCTAAGAAATCTTAATAAGTCAGAAAAAATCACCGCGCGCTGTCTTTAAACTGCAACACCGTCGTCACAATACTGAAAACACATCCGCGTATTGTTTTAGTTGTGAGGATAAAACTATGCGCTTAATACAGTCGATTAATCAGTTCGATGTGCGAATGTTTCTGGCTTGCGTTAATACTCGCCACCAGCAGCACTTATCTCGTGTAGCCCGCAGTGTATCAAAAACTGGCGACGGCTACGCCCAACTCGGCCTCCCCCTTTGCGCTTACGCCATAGGTGTCAACCAAGGCCTAGCCTATTTTAGCGCGGTGATTATTAGTTTTGCCGCCTGGCTACCCGCCTACTGGGTGCTTAAAAACACCTGCCGTAGAAAACGCCCCCCAGCGGCCATCCCGGCATTCAGCGCGGCGATTATTGCCTCAGACGAATTTAGCTTTCCCTCAGGCCACACCGCCGCCGCATTTCTGCTGGCGACCATGACTGTACTGTTCTTTGGTGCGGCCGGGATACCACTGTTTATATGGGCCACCGCCGTCGGGGCGTCACGGGTTATTCTCGGGGTGCATTTCCCCACCGACACCCTCGCCGGCGCCAGCCTAGGCATGGGCATAGCATACTTAGGACATTCTATTGTCACGGCGATCTAGGTCTATCCCGCGATCCACTCGGGGGCAAGCGCCATCCACACCACTCTTTATATTTATGACCTTAGCCAGCGCGCTCCCAACACCAGAGACCGATTATGAAACTGCTTTACGGCGTACAGGGAACCGGTAACGGCCATATCTCCCGCGCCCGCATGATGGCCAAGCACTTTACGGAAAAAAATGTCGACGTCCGCTTTTTATTTTCAGGACGCGCATCCGAACAGTATTTTGATATGGACATTTTTGGTGACTACCAGCTCCGCGACGGGCTCACATTCGCCACTGACAAAGGTAGTATCAGCGCGCTAAAAACCTTGGCTCAGCTTAAACCACTGACCTTTATTCGCGATGTTCGCAATCTTGATCTGAGTAGCTATGACGCCGTGATAACCGACTTTGAACCGGTCACGGCCTGGGCCGCTAGGCTACAAAAAAAGCCTATTATAGGCGTCGGCCACCAGTATGCATTTGACTACCCAGAGGTCCCACAAAGTGGCGTGGACTTGCGCAACCGACTAATTATGCGGTTCTTTGCACCAGTGCAATATCGACTGGGCTTACACTGGAGTCACTTCAACGCCAACATCGCACCACCTATCATCAATCCCGACGAGATTCGCCAGCCCTGCACCACACCCCCACATATTGTGGTGTATCTCCCCTTTGAGGATCAGCGGCAGGTTAGTGAAGTACTAGCAAAATTCCCGAAACAGAAATTTATTCAGTACGCGCCTCAGCTAGAACGTGAGGAATGCGGAAATATCAGCCGCCGGCCCACCAGCTTGCACGATTTTAAACACCAGCTCTGTCATGCCAAGGGCGTTATATGCAATGCCGGCTTTGAGTTAATCAGCGAATGCTTGCACATGGGGATTCCCGCCTTAGCCAAGCCGGTTGCCGGCCAAGCAGAGCAATTAGGAAACGCCGCCGCCTTGAAACAGCTCGGGCTCGCCAGCGTAATGCACGATTTTTCGGCAATCGATATTGAGAACTGGCTCGCCAATACCCCCTCACAGCGGCCCGCCCACTACCCCGATGTTGCGGCGGCAATCTGCGACTGGCTGCTAAGTGGCGAGTGGCATGACAGCAGTGGTTTAGTGTCCTCACTCTGGGAACAAAGCGGTCGACCTAGTCATACGATTGCGGCAACGGGCTGACATTATTAATGAAATATAGCGATCGAGACCACCCTCAGAATCTTTCGGTCAGTATGGAAAGCGCGCTGCACGGACCCGAGCTACCCGATTTTACTGATGTTATGGACGAATGCCGCGGTCGGCTGCGCAACCGCTTGTCTGAACTGATCTCTATGGAGCAGCTTTGCCGTCAGGCCGGTGACTTAATTTCTACCCGTACCGAAGCGCTCATTGACGTTAAGGACTTCACCCTGCCCTTGGTGTCACTTACCATTGGCAACCCTCATACCGCAAAACATTGCCTACTGCTGACCGCCGGTATTCACGGCGTGGAACGCATCGGCACCCAGGTTTTACTAGCGTGGTTAGAAACGGTTATTGAGCGTTGTCGCTGGGACGCCCTTTGGCGCGCGCAGTTTAATACCGATATTGCCATCGTGGCGGTACCTATCGTCAATCCCGGCGGCATGCTTCAGGACTCACGCTGCAATCCCAACGGGGTTGACTTGAATCGTCACGCCCCTATCGACGCTGAAGACAAGGTACCTTTTTTGATTGGCGGTCAGCGCATTTCAAAAGCGATTCCCTGGTATCGAGGTAAACGTGGCGCAGAAGCTGAAGTTGAATTTGTCGCCCTGCAAAATATAATCAATCGTTACTGCCAGATAGATCGTCCGAGTATGCTTATCGATTTTCACTCCGGCTTCGGCTTTCAAGATCAGCTCTGGATTCCCTATGCCTATCGGCGCCAACCCATTGACGACATTGCTAGCTACGTTGCACTTAAATTACTGTGGGAGCGCAATTTCCCCCATCACAATTACGTCTTTGGCCCGCAGGCGATGCACTACCTAAGCCACGGTGATATCTGGGATTACTTCCATCGCCAATGCCGCGCCGACGGTATCACCCTGCTGCCGCTGACCTTAGAAATGGGATCATGGCTGTGGGTTAAAAAACACCCCCAACAACTGTTTAGCTTTGCGGGATTATTCAACCCGACTGTGCCCCATCGCCAAGCCAGGGTCTTGCGAGGCCACCTACTACTGATTGACTTCCTACTCGCCGCAGCTCGGAATATCGAGTACTGGCAGCCCAGTGGCGAGCAGGAGCGTGAAATGCAGCAGATGGCACAGAGTCTTTGGTATCGGCAGTTATGACAGCCCTAGACACCGCACAAGGCCGTTACACGCCCGATATTAAACACTGGATATTTCTTCGTGGTCTAAGTCGCGAGCAAGCGCACTGGGGAGACTTTATACAGCGCTGCGAGGCCGAACTTGGCTGGTGCTGCCACGCCATTGACCTACCAGGATTCGGCAGCGAGCATCAGCGCCCCTCGCCGCTCACTATCGCTGATATTCGCCGCGACGTTCAACAGCGACTGCCACAGGACATCATCGCCAGCGGGCAAGCCTTTGGCGTGGTGGCGCTTTCTTTAGGTGCTATGGTTGCGCTAGATTGGTTAGCGGCGGCGCCCAAAGACATTGCCAAGGCCATTTTTATCAGTAGCAGCAGCGCAGATTGCGGACTACTTAAACGCATAAAACCCAGCGCCATTCCCACCACCGCCCGCGCACTCTTAGCCACTTCACACCCTAGCCAAGAACGCG
This portion of the Zhongshania sp. R06B22 genome encodes:
- a CDS encoding class I SAM-dependent methyltransferase; translation: MPSAAAKHVREYFGVRTLLATHADMRRLKRETKATHLHGNKLWGSAYLLIDYLQENPLPAASKVLDLGCGWGLASIYCAKYLGSAVTALDADPAVFPYLSLLAQHNDVDINTQCAHFNQLDAHTLAQYDTIIASDICFWDDMSEQVFDLIQRAVDAGVKKIIIADPHRPPFLAVAEACIDDFFAELMPREALARRHHRGSILLIENA
- a CDS encoding MJ1255/VC2487 family glycosyltransferase, whose product is MKLLYGVQGTGNGHISRARMMAKHFTEKNVDVRFLFSGRASEQYFDMDIFGDYQLRDGLTFATDKGSISALKTLAQLKPLTFIRDVRNLDLSSYDAVITDFEPVTAWAARLQKKPIIGVGHQYAFDYPEVPQSGVDLRNRLIMRFFAPVQYRLGLHWSHFNANIAPPIINPDEIRQPCTTPPHIVVYLPFEDQRQVSEVLAKFPKQKFIQYAPQLEREECGNISRRPTSLHDFKHQLCHAKGVICNAGFELISECLHMGIPALAKPVAGQAEQLGNAAALKQLGLASVMHDFSAIDIENWLANTPSQRPAHYPDVAAAICDWLLSGEWHDSSGLVSSLWEQSGRPSHTIAATG
- a CDS encoding DUF2817 domain-containing protein, encoding MKYSDRDHPQNLSVSMESALHGPELPDFTDVMDECRGRLRNRLSELISMEQLCRQAGDLISTRTEALIDVKDFTLPLVSLTIGNPHTAKHCLLLTAGIHGVERIGTQVLLAWLETVIERCRWDALWRAQFNTDIAIVAVPIVNPGGMLQDSRCNPNGVDLNRHAPIDAEDKVPFLIGGQRISKAIPWYRGKRGAEAEVEFVALQNIINRYCQIDRPSMLIDFHSGFGFQDQLWIPYAYRRQPIDDIASYVALKLLWERNFPHHNYVFGPQAMHYLSHGDIWDYFHRQCRADGITLLPLTLEMGSWLWVKKHPQQLFSFAGLFNPTVPHRQARVLRGHLLLIDFLLAAARNIEYWQPSGEQEREMQQMAQSLWYRQL
- the sthA gene encoding Si-specific NAD(P)(+) transhydrogenase, producing MTKFDYDVLVLGSGPAGESAALNAMKHGHRVAVIEAQNSVGGACTHQGTIPSKALRHMVRQAIRYNNTPAFRDIGDARTLSYPRLLSHANEVITRQVDMRSRFYYRNQIRLIFGRGHFIDKNTIEVVSDEGQVETLTAASVVIATGSRPYRPANIDFAHPRVYDSDTILKMTNTPNKIIVYGAGVIGCEYASIFSGIGIKIELINSRERLLEFLDDEISDALSYQLRNMGVMIRHREVYQSVEASDKGVEVLLESGKRIHADALLWCNGRSGNTHQLGLENIGLETDHRGQLIVDEHYQTSVPGIFGAGDVIGWPSLASAAYDQGRSAAASARGKDSCRFVDDVPTGIYTLPEISSVGQTERELTEAKIPYEVGRAFFKDTARGQISGETVGMLKLLFHPESLEILGIHCFGAEAAEIIHIGQAIMKQKNGGNTLRYFVTTTFNYPTMAEAYRTAALNGLNRL
- a CDS encoding phosphatase PAP2 family protein, whose product is MRLIQSINQFDVRMFLACVNTRHQQHLSRVARSVSKTGDGYAQLGLPLCAYAIGVNQGLAYFSAVIISFAAWLPAYWVLKNTCRRKRPPAAIPAFSAAIIASDEFSFPSGHTAAAFLLATMTVLFFGAAGIPLFIWATAVGASRVILGVHFPTDTLAGASLGMGIAYLGHSIVTAI
- a CDS encoding alpha/beta fold hydrolase, with translation MTALDTAQGRYTPDIKHWIFLRGLSREQAHWGDFIQRCEAELGWCCHAIDLPGFGSEHQRPSPLTIADIRRDVQQRLPQDIIASGQAFGVVALSLGAMVALDWLAAAPKDIAKAIFISSSSADCGLLKRIKPSAIPTTARALLATSHPSQERAILKMVSNNKAQHAELLDQWCRIRALRPASKRNVLRQLIAASTFKSPPATSIYNAKGHFISSRADRMVSYQCSEYLAKKYHCWLTLHNTAGHDLPIDDAAWLIGVFKTIQG